In the Granulosicoccus antarcticus IMCC3135 genome, ACCGCCTTGCTGGAATCACTGGAGGGCAAAAAGGGTCAACCTCGTTTCAAGCCGCCTTTTCCAGCAGGTTTTGGACTCTACGGTCGTCCGACCACCATCAACAACACCGAATCCGTTGCCAGTGTGCCGGCGATCATTCGCAATGGTGCGGAATGGTTCAAGGGCATGGGTATTGAATCGGCGGGTGGACAGAAATGCTTCTCCGTGTCTGGTCATGTTGCCAAGCCCGGAAATTTCGAAATCAACCTCGGGACGCCATTCGCTACTCTCATGGAACTGGCTGGCGGAATGAAGGATGGTATTCCTCTGAAGGCGGTCATTCCGGGTGGTTCTTCTGTACCGGTTGTGCCCGGTGAAATCATGATGGCGACCAATATGGACTACGATTCCATCTCCAAGGTTGCAGGCTCCATGCTGGGCTCTGGTGCGGTCATCGTCATGAATGAAACGACTGATATGGTGCTGGCTCTGCGTCGAATCTCACGTTTTTACTATTCGGAGAGTTGTGGCCAGTGCACACCTTGCCGTGAAGGCACGGGCTGGCTATATCGTATGCTGAGCCGCATTGTCGACGGCAAGGGTCTGCCTGAGGACATCGAAAAACTTGAAGACGTTGCAGGCAAGATTGCCGGACGCACCATCTGTGCGTTGGGTGATGCCGCGGCCATGCCTGTGCAGAGCTTCGTGAAGCATTATCGTCACGAGTTCGAGTATTACATCCAGAATGGGCGCAGTATTGTGTCCGACCAACTAGGGGCGGTTGCCTGACGTACAATCAGGTCCAGTCCCACCTCTCGTGTTATCCCGACGAAATACCTTAAATGAGTGACGACACAATCCAGATTACCGTCGACGGCACATCGCTGACGGCGAAGCGTGGTCAAATGCTGATCGAGGTTACCGATGCTGCGGGCATCGATGTGCCGCGTTTTTGCTACCACAAGAAGCTTTCGGTTGCGGC is a window encoding:
- the nuoF gene encoding NADH-quinone oxidoreductase subunit NuoF, with the protein product MNQVCYTTLQFDEPWTYENYLKIGGYQAWQRILDEKLSPDDVVQIVKDSGLRGRGGAGFPTGLKWSFMPKNGGQSYFVINSDESEPGTCKDRDLIRFNPHALVEGMLIGSYAIRASVSYNYMRGEFMDEVYRNFMQAIKDAYTNGWAGNDIRGSGIDIKVVGTLGAGAYICGEETALLESLEGKKGQPRFKPPFPAGFGLYGRPTTINNTESVASVPAIIRNGAEWFKGMGIESAGGQKCFSVSGHVAKPGNFEINLGTPFATLMELAGGMKDGIPLKAVIPGGSSVPVVPGEIMMATNMDYDSISKVAGSMLGSGAVIVMNETTDMVLALRRISRFYYSESCGQCTPCREGTGWLYRMLSRIVDGKGLPEDIEKLEDVAGKIAGRTICALGDAAAMPVQSFVKHYRHEFEYYIQNGRSIVSDQLGAVA